The segment AACTCCCATGTCATAGCCGGCCTTGAAATCCGGGTATCGTGCGGCAGGGCAGTTGGCGTTGTAGCTTGCGCCTTTCTGTCCCAGGTTTTTACCGCGTTCAAACACGCAAAAGTCATATAATCCTGACTTATGTCCTTCTTTGAACGCCTGGAAATCCGCGCGGATGTTGTGATCAGCACAATCTGACTGGTATTCGCTGAAGCTTTGCGTGCCCTGGCCGTTTGCACCGTGCTGATAACCCACGGCGTGCCAGTCTGCGACGCGACATTCCTGCTCATTCATTGTTGCGCAGCCGGCCAGCATGAGAAACGCAGCGGCAGTGGCAAACCAGGAGATTTTGCGGTTAAACATAGTGCGTGTTTTTCCAGATTATTGAGAATGATGAGTATAGAGCACAGCAGCATCACCTGAACTCAGCCAGGAGTTTTTCGTAAATTATAGGTCGCAATAATAGCACGCTGAATTACGACGACACCTTTGGCTTTACACCGTCATGCGGACATTGAAACTCTTGCAACATCAGCCGGATGTGGCGATCATCTGGCGCCGACGCGGCCGGATATGCTTCAATGATTAATAAGTAGTCAGGCCAGCCAGCAAGGCTGTCTTAGGTACCTCGGGGCCTGGAAAAAAAACAATGAGCACAGACGAACAAGTGGTCAAACGCCGGCGATCTGCCCTTCGTGGCCGTCAACTGGAGCCGGCTGTATTGTCGGAGCTGCGGGACCTGATCGGTGACGAACGCATCGACTCGCCGTTGCGACACCGCGATCGTCTGATCGAGCACTTGCATGTACTGCAAGATACGCACGGTTACCTCTCCATGCCCCGTCTACGGGCCCTCGCTTCTTTCATGAATCTGCCCATGGCCGCCATTTACGAAACGGCCACCTTTTACGCCCATTTTGACGTTATTCATGACGAACAAGCGCCACCGCCTGCGTTGACCCTGCGGGTGTGTGACTCGCTCTCCTGCCAGTTGGCCGGGGCAGAGGCGCTGCATCAGGCACTGGCTGATGGTGCTGATCCGGACCGGGTGCGGGTACTGCGAGCGCCCTGCATGGGGCGTTGTGAAACAGCGCCGGTGGTGGAAGTTGGCCACCATCATGTGTGCCATGCCAATGCCCAGAATGTGGGTGCGGCGGTCGCCAATGAGCAGGTTCAGCCGGATGAGATCCCCTGGCAACGTTTGGCGGATTATCGTTCTGTGGGCGGTTATCGGTTGCTGGTGGATTGCCGTGAAGGCCGGGTGAGCGTCGAATCGCTGGCAAAGGAACTCGAGCACGCCGGCCTGCGTGGTCTCGGCGGTGCTGGATTCCCGGCCTTCCGCAAATGGCAGGCAGTGCGTGCCGAGCCGGGACCACGTTACGCGGTGATCAACGCCGACGAGGGCGAACCGGGCACCTTCAAGGACCGTTATTACCTGGAACGTGAACCCCATGGCTTCCTGGAGGGGGCTCTGGTCAGTGCCTGGGCTGTCGAGGCGCAGGCACTGTACATTTATCTGCGGGACGAATACCCAGGGCTGCACGGAGTGCTGGCCGAGGCCATGGCCGAGCTGGAAGCGGCCGAAATCGTCGAGCCTGGTTTTATCATCCTTCGCCGTGGCGCTGGGGCCTATATCTGCGGTGAGGAGTCAGCCCTTATCGAGTCCCTGGAGGGCAAGCCCGGCAAACCACGCCATCGCCCGCCTTTCGTGGCCCAGAAAGGGCTGTTTGGCCAGCCCACCCTGGTTAACAACGTCGAGACGGTTTACTGGATCCCGCGCATTCACGCCCAGGGCGCCGAATGGTTCGCCAGCCAGGGGCGGCATGGCCGTAAGGGGCTTCGCAGCTTTTCGGTGTCCGGGCGGGTGGCCCGGCCCGGTGTGCACCTTGCCCCCGCGGGGATCACCCTTAATGAGTTGATTGAGGAATACTGCGGCGGAATGGCCGAAGGGCATCGCCTGCTGGCCTATCTTCCCGGTGGGGCCTCCGGCGGGATACTGCCCGCCAGCAAAGCAGACATCCCACTGGACTTCGACACCCTGCAGGAGCACGGCTGTTTTATCGGCTCTGCTGCGGTGATCGTTCTGTCGGATCAGGACGATTTGAAAGCCGCGGCCGCCAACCTTTTGAGCTTCTTTGCGGATGAGTCCTGCGGGCAGTGCACCCCTTGCCGTGTGGGCACCGAGAAAATGCTGACGTTGCTGGAGCGCGACACCTGGGATGAGGGAACGCTCCAGCAGCTGGCCCGGGTGATGGCGGATGCCTCCATCTGCGGCTTGGGCCAGGCCGCACCCAATCCGGTGCTGAGTCTGCTGC is part of the Marinobacter antarcticus genome and harbors:
- a CDS encoding NADH-ubiquinone oxidoreductase-F iron-sulfur binding region domain-containing protein — its product is MSTDEQVVKRRRSALRGRQLEPAVLSELRDLIGDERIDSPLRHRDRLIEHLHVLQDTHGYLSMPRLRALASFMNLPMAAIYETATFYAHFDVIHDEQAPPPALTLRVCDSLSCQLAGAEALHQALADGADPDRVRVLRAPCMGRCETAPVVEVGHHHVCHANAQNVGAAVANEQVQPDEIPWQRLADYRSVGGYRLLVDCREGRVSVESLAKELEHAGLRGLGGAGFPAFRKWQAVRAEPGPRYAVINADEGEPGTFKDRYYLEREPHGFLEGALVSAWAVEAQALYIYLRDEYPGLHGVLAEAMAELEAAEIVEPGFIILRRGAGAYICGEESALIESLEGKPGKPRHRPPFVAQKGLFGQPTLVNNVETVYWIPRIHAQGAEWFASQGRHGRKGLRSFSVSGRVARPGVHLAPAGITLNELIEEYCGGMAEGHRLLAYLPGGASGGILPASKADIPLDFDTLQEHGCFIGSAAVIVLSDQDDLKAAAANLLSFFADESCGQCTPCRVGTEKMLTLLERDTWDEGTLQQLARVMADASICGLGQAAPNPVLSLLRDFRSELASQNLIAKG